The Prochlorococcus marinus XMU1404 region GTTGACCCCCGATAATAGATCCATTTGAATTTAATTTTGTTATTGATAATATCGTTCCAAAATCTGCAATTAGCAAATCTTTTTTCAAAGGGTTTGATGTATTATTAAAAGCTGCGAGACAGGCAAAAGCCCTATCAACTCCAAAATAATCAGGGAGATTTGATAACTGAATATCTTTGGTTTTTATTTCATTTTTACCCTTTAGTAAAAAATTAGGGGGTTTACCTACAGAAGCCCAAATTAACTTTTCAAGATCTATATTTTCTGGAATTTTTTGGTCTTTCTTAGTATGGAAGAACTTAGATTGATTATGAGAATAATTAGCCCAATGAAGCCTACTATTGCCTACTAATAAAAAGTTTAAATCTGAGATCATTTTTTATGATCAACTCAATTATTAGAGTGTATTCCACATTCTTGCTTAATCCCCCCAAATCTTGTAGCTCTGCCTTTTTTTTCATTATCATCGGGACTGCTGGAGTGCCAATCACCTACAGTAGAATAACCTTTGTAAAAAAGTGGGTGGGCTGGTAAATTATTTTCTTCCATATAATAAAAAATATCTTTATTTGTCCAATTTAATAAAGGTCTTAAAGAAAGTCTTTGACGAATTACGTCAATGAATTTCATTTTTTTTCTATTTTCTGTTTGTCTCGATCTTACCCCGCTTGCCCAGCAGTAAATATTGTATTTTTCTAGACCTTTTTCTAAAGGTTTTATCTTTCTTAATTCATGATACTTATCTAAATCATTGGCTTTAGATGTTTCCCAAAGTTTTCCGTATATTGCCTCCATTCTCGCTGGCGATACTTCACTTTGCAGAACTTTTATTTCTAAGGATAAGTTTTCAATAAGTTTTTCAGCGTAATGATATGTTTCCTGGGGAAGGTAACCTGTATCTATCCAAAATATTTTGATTTTTTTTTGCAGACCCAACTTACTCACCATATGTAAAAGTACTGATGACTGTATCCCAAAGCTTGTTGTAATTGCAAATTGATTATTAAACTCTTTATAACCCCATAGAAGCATTTCTTGAGCTTTCATATCTAATAGCTCTTGATTATATTGCTTTAAGTTAGGTTCTATATTTTTGTGGATGTTTTCAATCATTCTTCAAGTTGGTTATGAGATTAATGTTTATTTCGCTCAATTTATAAATTATTCGTATAGTTTAATAATACATTTACAGATAACAATATTCCGCTGATGGAATCAATACAAAAACCAATAGTAATAGTTGGGGCAGGTTTTGCAGGTATGACTGTTGCTTTGAACTTAAAGAACCTTAATCCTTCGTTACCGATTCTTGTTGTTGATTCTGTATCTAATTTCATATTCAAACCTTTAATGTATGAAGTTTTAAGCAAAGAAATAAGAATATGGGAGGCCGCACCAAAATTTGCAAATATTTTTTCTGATGCAGGTATAACTTTTTTAAAAAATTGTTTAATAAAGATTTCTTTTGAAGATAATATTCTTGAATTTAGTGACCAATTAAAATTAAGTTACCAATATCTTGTAATTTGTACAGGATCTATTCCAAATAGTTTTTCAATAAAAGGTATAGAAGAAAATTGTTATTTTTTTAATGATCTTAATGATTTGAATAAATTAAAAATTTTTTTAAAAAATTACCAAAAAAATCCTTCTCAGCAAAAGTTATTTATAGTTGGTGGTGGCCCCTCTGGCATAGAGTTGGCATGTAAAATAAAAGATATATATATAGATCAATTCGAAATTACTATAGTAGAAAAATCTAACGAAATTCTACATAGAAATAAAATTTTCAATAGAGAAGAATCAGAGAGGGCATTAGAAAAAAGAAAAATTACAGTCCTTTTAAATTCCAAAGTTGAGGAAGTCTCAGTAAATAAAATCAGTATTTCTAGTCAGGATAGAATAAACTCTTTTGATAAAGATATTGTAATTTGGACTGCTGGGGTTAAACCTAATTTGTCTTATTTGGAAACTAATCAAATTACAAAAAAATATGAAAGAATTTTAGTAAATAATAAATTGCAAATTGAAAACTATAACAATTGTTTTGCTATTGGCGATATTTCAATCATTGAAGGGATGGAGGATTTACCCATAACCGCCCAAGTAGCTATGCAGGAAGGAAATCATCTCGCCAAAAATATAGAACTATTAATTCGAGGTAAAAATCCTTTGCCTTTTGAATTCCAAGATAATGGTGAAATGATTAGCTTGGGCATAGGGGAAGCTTCAATCTCTGCCCTTGGGCTTACTTTATCTGGGAAATTGGCTTTTGAGGTAAGAAGACTTATATATGCTTCCAAGTTGCCTGATATTACTGAAAGTTTAAAATCCGCATCTTCATGGTTATTCCAAAAAAAAACTATTTTTAAGAAATTTCTAAAAAAAAATAATTTTAATTAAACTTTTTTGCAATATTGTTTTTGGGTATATTGAGTTAAATAAGTTTCATATGAATTTAATTACATTTATTAGTAATAATTTTGATGCGTTTATAACGGTAGTAGTTTTAATAATGTCAATAATTTTATTTATCAAGAATTCCATTGCGCCAGAATTAACTGGTTTGTTGTGTGTTGGAATATTTATAGCGACAGGTGTACTTTCCCCTGAAAAAGCTTTAGCTGGATTTGGCAGCCCATCTTTAATTACCCTTATGGGTTTATTTGCAGTCTCCTCTGCATTATTTAAAAGTGGGGCTTTAGACAGAGTAAGAGAATTAATTTCTTCTGAAAGTATTAGAACGCCAAGGAAATTAATTTCATTAATAGCTTTTTTGATTGCTCCAATTTCTGGAATTGTACCTAACACACCTGTAGTAGCATCCTTGTTACCTTTAATTGAAGGTTGGTGCGTGCGTAGAAATATATCACCATCTAAAGTTTTATTACCTCTTTCTTTTGCTACATTACTTGGCGGAACTCTGACATTATTAGGAAGCTCAGTAAATCTTCTTGTAAGTGATATTAGTCAGCAATTAGGTTATGGAGCTTTGGAATTATTTAGTTTGACCTCAATTGGAATCCCAGTGTGGCTGATAGGAACAACTTATATGATTTTAGTTTCTGATATGCTTTTACCAGATAGAGGGAGAGATAAGGATTTTATTAAAAATGGGGATATGAATATTTATTTTACTGAAGTTACTATACCCTCTACATCGGAATTAGTTGGTCAATCTGTAAGAAATAGTAGGTTACAAAGGCGATTTGACGTTGATGTATTGGAATTACAACGTAATGGGAAAGTGATTCTTCCTCCCTTGGCAGATCGAAAGATTGAACCTGATGATAGATTAATAATCCGTGTTACAAGAGCAGATTTATTTAGATTACAACAGGAACACACTATTTTATTAGGAGAGAATAAAAGATCTTTTGGAGGAGCTAATTTTTTCTCAGACGATGAAGGGACTAAAACCTTTGAAGCTTTATTGCCAGCAGGTTCAACACTAGCTGGCGCTAGTCTGAGAGAATTAAGATTCAGGCAGCGGCATAATGCAACAGTTATAGCATTGAGAAGAGGCCAACAAACTGTACAGGAGAGATTAGGTCAAGCTGTTTTGAGAGCTGGCGATGTTTTATTACTGCAAGCCCCTTTAGATTCAATAAGAGGTTTGCAGGCCAGTAATGATTTGCTTATTTTAGATCAATTTGAAGATGATTTACCTGTCTTGATAAAGAAACCTGTATCGATCGCAATTGCAATAGGCATGGTGGTTTTACCTTCTATTACTAATATTCCATTAGTGGGCTCAGTTCTATTGGCAGTGATTGCAATGGTTGCTTTTGGATGTTTAAGACCTGCAGAAATACAAAAATCAATTAGGTTAGACGTTATTTTATTGTTGGGATCACTATCATGTTTTAGTGTTGCTATGCAAGTATCAGGATTAGCAGATTTAATAGCAGTCAATCTCAACTTCGCTCTTAATGGAATGCCTCTTTATTTAGCACTTGTTGTAATTTTTTTATCGACAGTCATCCTTACTCAATTTATTAGTAATGCCGCTTCGGTTGCTTTAATTTTACCTGTTGCTATTGGATTTTCAAATGTTTTAAGCATTTCACCTAGCGCTTTAATAATGCTCGTTTTATTCGGAGCTAGTCAATCTTTCTTGACTCCAATGGGTTATCAAACAAATTTGATG contains the following coding sequences:
- a CDS encoding SLC13 family permease encodes the protein MNLITFISNNFDAFITVVVLIMSIILFIKNSIAPELTGLLCVGIFIATGVLSPEKALAGFGSPSLITLMGLFAVSSALFKSGALDRVRELISSESIRTPRKLISLIAFLIAPISGIVPNTPVVASLLPLIEGWCVRRNISPSKVLLPLSFATLLGGTLTLLGSSVNLLVSDISQQLGYGALELFSLTSIGIPVWLIGTTYMILVSDMLLPDRGRDKDFIKNGDMNIYFTEVTIPSTSELVGQSVRNSRLQRRFDVDVLELQRNGKVILPPLADRKIEPDDRLIIRVTRADLFRLQQEHTILLGENKRSFGGANFFSDDEGTKTFEALLPAGSTLAGASLRELRFRQRHNATVIALRRGQQTVQERLGQAVLRAGDVLLLQAPLDSIRGLQASNDLLILDQFEDDLPVLIKKPVSIAIAIGMVVLPSITNIPLVGSVLLAVIAMVAFGCLRPAEIQKSIRLDVILLLGSLSCFSVAMQVSGLADLIAVNLNFALNGMPLYLALVVIFLSTVILTQFISNAASVALILPVAIGFSNVLSISPSALIMLVLFGASQSFLTPMGYQTNLMVYGPGRYRFFDIAKYGAGLTLIMTFTVPALIILNFR
- a CDS encoding phosphoadenylyl-sulfate reductase, encoding MIENIHKNIEPNLKQYNQELLDMKAQEMLLWGYKEFNNQFAITTSFGIQSSVLLHMVSKLGLQKKIKIFWIDTGYLPQETYHYAEKLIENLSLEIKVLQSEVSPARMEAIYGKLWETSKANDLDKYHELRKIKPLEKGLEKYNIYCWASGVRSRQTENRKKMKFIDVIRQRLSLRPLLNWTNKDIFYYMEENNLPAHPLFYKGYSTVGDWHSSSPDDNEKKGRATRFGGIKQECGIHSNN
- a CDS encoding NAD(P)/FAD-dependent oxidoreductase produces the protein MESIQKPIVIVGAGFAGMTVALNLKNLNPSLPILVVDSVSNFIFKPLMYEVLSKEIRIWEAAPKFANIFSDAGITFLKNCLIKISFEDNILEFSDQLKLSYQYLVICTGSIPNSFSIKGIEENCYFFNDLNDLNKLKIFLKNYQKNPSQQKLFIVGGGPSGIELACKIKDIYIDQFEITIVEKSNEILHRNKIFNREESERALEKRKITVLLNSKVEEVSVNKISISSQDRINSFDKDIVIWTAGVKPNLSYLETNQITKKYERILVNNKLQIENYNNCFAIGDISIIEGMEDLPITAQVAMQEGNHLAKNIELLIRGKNPLPFEFQDNGEMISLGIGEASISALGLTLSGKLAFEVRRLIYASKLPDITESLKSASSWLFQKKTIFKKFLKKNNFN
- a CDS encoding type III pantothenate kinase — encoded protein: MISDLNFLLVGNSRLHWANYSHNQSKFFHTKKDQKIPENIDLEKLIWASVGKPPNFLLKGKNEIKTKDIQLSNLPDYFGVDRAFACLAAFNNTSNPLKKDLLIADFGTILSITKLNSNGSIIGGQLIPGFLTQLKSMEQNTKDLKVPQKYEIPTKDFLINTEEAILKGVINSLTGVINSTFNPSKDILITCGGDSQLLTKFINTQKKNIIYAPNLVLEGMIIHYLSLKQLL